The Leptospira sp. WS39.C2 genome contains a region encoding:
- a CDS encoding NAD(P)H-dependent oxidoreductase, producing MPKILILLFHPFLEKSKANQMLLDSVPVSESITLRDLYEIYPNFTIDVKLEQKLLMEHDVILFQHPFYWYSCPPLMKQWIDFVLEDGWAYGKNGNFLKDKKWIQTITTGGTELAYSKEGFHGHLMEEFLLPFRRTAELCKMDYQSPFLLQGTFQLKEGEFQKESIRYRNFLLFLLGANHG from the coding sequence ATGCCAAAAATTTTGATTTTATTGTTCCATCCTTTTTTGGAAAAATCGAAAGCCAATCAGATGTTATTAGATTCGGTTCCTGTTTCCGAGAGTATCACCTTACGGGACTTATACGAAATTTATCCCAATTTTACAATTGATGTCAAGTTAGAGCAAAAATTGTTAATGGAACACGATGTGATTTTGTTCCAACATCCATTTTACTGGTACAGTTGTCCTCCACTCATGAAACAATGGATTGATTTTGTATTAGAAGACGGTTGGGCTTATGGAAAAAATGGAAATTTTTTAAAAGATAAAAAATGGATCCAGACAATCACAACTGGAGGAACTGAGCTTGCATATTCAAAAGAAGGGTTTCATGGACATTTGATGGAAGAGTTTCTTTTGCCTTTTCGTCGGACTGCTGAATTATGTAAGATGGATTACCAGTCACCATTTTTACTGCAAGGAACCTTTCAATTGAAGGAAGGTGAATTCCAAAAAGAATCAATACGATATCGAAATTTCCTTTTATTTTTATTAGGGGCTAATCATGGGTGA
- a CDS encoding peptidylprolyl isomerase: MSTLRAVIKTNKGDIRIDLTPDKTPNTVANFVNLAQRNFYNGLKFHRVIADFMVQGGCPLGTGTGGPGYKFRDEFDSSLKHNKPGILSMANAGPGTNGSQFFITHVPTPWLDGKHSVFGAVVGSSDQEVVNAIRQGDSIETITFEGDVSSVLEVAKPFLDEWNQILDSKK, translated from the coding sequence ATGAGTACTTTACGCGCTGTTATCAAAACCAATAAAGGTGATATCCGAATTGATCTGACTCCAGACAAAACACCAAACACTGTTGCCAACTTTGTCAATTTGGCACAAAGGAATTTCTATAATGGTTTAAAATTCCACAGAGTCATCGCAGATTTTATGGTCCAAGGTGGATGCCCCCTAGGTACTGGCACTGGTGGCCCTGGATATAAATTTAGAGATGAATTTGATTCTAGTTTGAAACATAATAAACCAGGAATCCTTTCCATGGCAAACGCAGGTCCAGGGACCAATGGCAGTCAATTTTTTATCACACACGTACCGACACCTTGGCTTGATGGAAAACATTCTGTATTTGGTGCCGTGGTTGGTTCTTCCGACCAAGAGGTAGTGAATGCCATTCGCCAAGGGGATTCCATTGAAACCATTACATTCGAAGGCGATGTATCTTCCGTTTTGGAAGTGGCAAAACCGTTTTTAGATGAGTGGAACCAAATTTTAGATTCTAAAAAATAA
- a CDS encoding ATP-binding protein has product MLQGELLSEIIEAVSNTYGNEFLNRLTEKLSSVIKADSVFIALFDKSKYESKTISLCFRGKIVENIEYSLDGTPCANVYETTICYYPNQVQKLFPNDHLLVEMNIEGYIGSPLYNSKKENIGLIVGLYEREITEKDKIITLFQIFSGRIAAELERLDYEKKLERYNEELEVLVKERTSKLEQTLDALSQRQNQLIESEKLASLGLLSAGIAHEINNPLNFISGGYYGLKDLIESSPLNSEKTQMFLEAIKVGVDRTTKIVKGLNQYTRSGESSDESINLEEMLENCLVILTHNLRDKISVKKEIQNEPLFIRGNSGKIHQVFLNLLTNAIQAMEQNGGELTVSAKRMEGNIQIEVKDSGIGIQKEHLSQIDTPFFTTKEPGKGVGLGLSIAYKILKEHQSSITVESEWGKGTTFIVTFPKSIEVLP; this is encoded by the coding sequence ATGTTACAGGGTGAATTGTTATCAGAAATCATTGAGGCCGTATCCAATACCTATGGTAATGAGTTTTTAAATCGCCTCACAGAAAAACTAAGTTCTGTCATTAAAGCAGATAGTGTATTCATTGCTTTGTTTGACAAATCCAAATACGAATCTAAAACCATATCACTTTGTTTTCGTGGGAAAATTGTGGAAAATATTGAATATTCTTTAGATGGTACACCTTGTGCCAATGTGTATGAAACCACAATATGTTATTACCCAAACCAAGTTCAAAAATTATTCCCCAATGACCATTTGTTAGTTGAAATGAACATTGAAGGTTACATCGGTTCTCCTTTATACAATTCTAAAAAGGAAAATATTGGTTTAATTGTTGGTTTGTATGAAAGGGAAATTACTGAAAAAGACAAAATCATTACTTTGTTCCAAATTTTCTCTGGTAGAATTGCCGCTGAGTTAGAACGACTCGATTACGAAAAAAAATTAGAAAGATACAATGAAGAATTGGAAGTATTGGTAAAAGAAAGAACTTCTAAGCTTGAGCAAACGTTAGATGCTCTTAGCCAAAGGCAAAACCAGCTGATTGAATCAGAAAAATTAGCAAGTTTAGGTTTATTATCTGCCGGTATCGCGCACGAAATCAATAACCCACTCAATTTTATTTCAGGAGGGTATTATGGATTAAAGGATTTGATTGAATCTTCTCCTTTAAATTCTGAAAAAACACAAATGTTCCTCGAAGCCATAAAAGTAGGAGTAGATCGTACGACAAAAATTGTAAAAGGGTTGAACCAATACACTAGGAGTGGTGAATCTTCTGATGAATCGATCAATTTGGAGGAAATGTTAGAAAATTGTTTAGTGATTTTAACCCATAACCTTCGTGATAAAATTAGTGTGAAAAAAGAAATTCAAAACGAACCACTCTTCATTCGTGGAAATTCTGGAAAAATCCACCAAGTGTTTCTGAACCTTCTCACCAATGCCATCCAAGCGATGGAGCAGAATGGTGGTGAATTAACTGTCTCTGCCAAAAGAATGGAAGGTAATATCCAGATTGAAGTCAAGGATTCAGGGATTGGGATCCAAAAAGAACACCTCTCACAAATCGATACTCCATTTTTTACAACAAAAGAACCAGGGAAAGGAGTTGGCCTAGGTTTATCCATTGCCTATAAGATTTTAAAAGAACACCAATCATCGATCACCGTAGAATCCGAATGGGGGAAAGGGACAACATTTATCGTTACCTTTCCAAAATCCATTGAGGTGTTACCTTGA
- a CDS encoding rhodanese-like domain-containing protein, which produces MKRIMYLLLILCVFSLVAKPNQKQVKKQKIEPIPNRLIDYGEFKKIVNRSESERETHRLTEDQFLKMMSEEGVVVLDARSENRYRLLHIKGAVNLPFTEFTKDSLATVIPEPKSKILIYCNNNFEGNEQAFAAKSPAASLNLSTYNSLKAYGYTNIYELGPLLDVNQTKLPLVTEPKEKEQTSN; this is translated from the coding sequence ATGAAACGAATCATGTATCTTTTACTCATACTTTGTGTTTTTTCTTTGGTGGCAAAACCCAACCAAAAACAAGTCAAAAAACAAAAAATTGAACCTATCCCAAATCGTCTCATTGATTATGGTGAATTCAAAAAAATTGTCAATCGATCGGAATCAGAAAGGGAAACACACCGCCTAACGGAAGATCAGTTTTTGAAAATGATGTCCGAAGAGGGAGTGGTTGTCCTTGATGCAAGGAGTGAAAATCGGTATCGATTGTTACACATCAAGGGTGCTGTGAATTTACCATTCACTGAATTTACAAAAGATAGTTTGGCAACTGTGATCCCTGAGCCAAAGTCAAAAATATTGATCTATTGTAATAATAATTTTGAAGGCAACGAACAAGCATTTGCCGCCAAAAGTCCAGCTGCTTCTCTGAATCTTTCTACTTACAATTCTTTAAAAGCCTATGGTTACACCAATATTTACGAATTGGGACCACTGTTAGATGTCAACCAAACCAAATTACCACTTGTCACAGAACCAAAAGAAAAAGAACAAACTTCAAATTGA
- a CDS encoding SNARE-like domain protein: MGNLFLIIFFSTFISEDITCITSGILAKEGKLSVGYAIFFTGFGIFVGDLLLYFFGFLIRLFFKKWEQKDVWEKKLTSNKLYIHWKSNFTSSILISRFLPGTRLPLYVLSGYFHQPLMLFIVTSFFAVSLWTSSIVMLVYAYGMGLGLYLDYKSNIWSILWIGISFYVLFVLVQTILIREKRDSFIIKCKKWTKLEFWPSYIFYLPLIPYLIYLSIKYRGVRFLTTTNPGIIASGIAGESKFQILNLIPTKHRSKSLFVQTNILQKTKLVKKWMGTNQIKFPIIAKPDKGERGFLVQKIKSFSELEFLFQTYPIDWLVQEWCRGPFEVGVFYYRNPNESNGRIFSITEKVFPKITGDGFNTLETLIESHPRYQFQKDTHKKHNEKNLHLILEKGKTISIGAIGNHIQGCMFQDGYHLLTPKLEKELVNVGDHTKGFYFGRFDIRFSNLKKFQDGKDFKIIELNGVTSESTNLYDPNFTILQSYSILFKQWKLIFEIGSRNYINGVALTPYSQLYRLVLDHNQYRKKFSRLETSR, translated from the coding sequence GTGGGAAATTTATTTTTAATTATATTCTTTTCTACATTCATATCGGAAGACATTACCTGTATAACTTCCGGCATTTTAGCAAAAGAAGGCAAACTTTCTGTTGGTTATGCCATTTTCTTTACTGGATTTGGGATTTTTGTTGGCGATTTACTGCTTTATTTCTTTGGTTTTTTAATTCGATTGTTTTTCAAAAAATGGGAACAGAAAGATGTTTGGGAAAAAAAACTTACCTCAAATAAATTATACATACATTGGAAATCCAATTTCACCTCATCCATTTTAATTTCACGATTTTTACCTGGTACAAGATTACCACTTTATGTTCTAAGTGGTTATTTTCATCAGCCATTGATGCTGTTTATAGTCACAAGTTTTTTTGCTGTTTCCCTTTGGACTTCCTCCATTGTTATGTTAGTATATGCTTATGGAATGGGTTTGGGTTTGTATCTGGATTACAAGTCCAATATTTGGTCCATATTATGGATTGGGATTAGTTTTTATGTTTTGTTTGTACTTGTGCAAACTATTTTGATCCGAGAAAAAAGAGATTCCTTCATCATAAAATGCAAAAAATGGACAAAATTGGAATTTTGGCCAAGTTATATATTTTATCTCCCACTCATCCCTTACCTAATTTATTTAAGTATCAAATATAGAGGGGTTCGGTTTCTTACAACAACAAACCCAGGCATCATTGCCTCTGGAATTGCAGGAGAATCAAAATTCCAAATCTTAAATCTCATCCCAACGAAACATCGATCTAAATCTTTATTCGTACAAACAAACATACTTCAAAAAACGAAATTAGTCAAAAAATGGATGGGAACCAATCAAATCAAATTCCCAATCATCGCAAAACCAGACAAAGGTGAAAGGGGTTTTTTGGTTCAAAAAATAAAATCCTTTTCTGAATTAGAATTTCTATTCCAAACATATCCAATTGATTGGTTGGTTCAAGAATGGTGTAGAGGTCCTTTTGAAGTGGGGGTATTTTATTACAGGAACCCAAACGAATCAAATGGTCGAATCTTTTCCATTACGGAAAAGGTATTTCCCAAAATTACTGGAGATGGATTTAATACATTAGAAACGTTAATTGAATCTCACCCTAGGTACCAATTCCAAAAAGATACTCATAAAAAGCACAATGAAAAAAACTTACATCTAATTTTAGAGAAAGGGAAAACAATCTCTATAGGTGCCATAGGCAATCATATCCAAGGTTGTATGTTCCAAGACGGTTACCATTTACTCACTCCCAAGCTAGAAAAGGAATTAGTTAATGTTGGAGACCATACCAAAGGTTTTTATTTTGGTAGATTTGACATTCGATTTTCCAATCTAAAAAAATTCCAAGATGGAAAAGATTTTAAAATCATCGAACTGAATGGAGTTACAAGCGAATCAACAAACTTATACGATCCAAACTTTACAATTTTACAAAGTTATTCTATTTTGTTTAAACAATGGAAATTGATTTTCGAAATTGGATCTAGAAATTATATAAACGGTGTGGCTTTAACTCCGTATTCTCAATTGTATCGATTGGTTTTAGATCACAATCAGTATAGAAAAAAATTCAGTCGATTGGAAACATCTCGCTAA
- a CDS encoding monovalent cation:proton antiporter-2 (CPA2) family protein — protein MGEVNFFLQAMIYLTSAIIMVPIANRLGLGSVLGYLVAGIVIGPFVFGFVGTEGKDLLHFAEFGVVMMLFAIGLELELNLLWRLKFWLLGLGGLQLLLTTVFVFLFSIGFQFSWKSSLALGFILSLSSTAIVLQTLKEKGLMKSVSGQASFSILLFQDMAVIPILAIFPMLSEGEQISNDHGHSLVDHLPAYQKTIVVLFVVIGIILIGRYLLSPLFRMIAKSGSREIFTGASLLLVIAISVLMGSVGVSAALGTFLAGVVLASSEFRHELESNIEPFKGLLLGLFFLSVGASMDIPVVMSNPTKIIGIVFGIIFLKAIVLLLLGFLFKLPLDQNLYMSLALSQVGEFSFVLFGYSEGLGIFDKETIVILVACVALSMAFTPILLLLYEKTIFEALQSKLPKKQSNQTVQKEENPVIICGFGRFGNMVGRFLRSNGIGITILDYDADRVEMLGRFGFKVFFGDATRIELLESAGLEHAKVLIAALDHPEKQQELIRNVKHHYPNLNIVARAGDREEAYELKEMGLSYIYRETRETAVKLGGDVLKILGTRSFTAERAKNLFLTHDDETFHELFALRKDRVQYISLAKQRNSELERLMFVDVGKEDELELDSWSEMERM, from the coding sequence ATGGGTGAAGTTAATTTTTTCTTACAAGCGATGATTTATCTTACAAGTGCTATCATCATGGTACCCATTGCCAATCGTTTGGGTCTTGGTTCTGTCCTTGGGTATTTAGTGGCGGGAATTGTTATTGGTCCTTTTGTTTTTGGATTTGTAGGAACAGAAGGAAAGGATCTTTTACATTTTGCAGAATTTGGTGTTGTGATGATGTTGTTTGCCATTGGTTTGGAGTTAGAGTTAAACCTTTTGTGGCGATTGAAATTTTGGTTACTCGGTCTTGGTGGTTTACAGTTATTGCTCACAACTGTTTTTGTTTTTTTGTTTTCAATTGGTTTCCAGTTTTCATGGAAATCCTCATTGGCATTAGGATTTATTTTATCACTTTCTTCCACCGCAATTGTTTTACAGACATTGAAGGAAAAGGGACTTATGAAGTCAGTTTCTGGCCAAGCTTCTTTTTCCATCTTGTTATTCCAAGATATGGCGGTGATTCCAATCCTGGCCATTTTTCCTATGTTAAGTGAAGGTGAACAAATCTCGAATGATCATGGTCATTCTCTTGTAGATCACTTGCCTGCGTATCAAAAAACGATAGTTGTACTTTTTGTTGTGATTGGGATTATATTGATTGGCAGGTATCTTTTAAGTCCTCTATTTCGAATGATTGCGAAATCGGGTAGCCGAGAGATTTTTACTGGTGCAAGTTTATTACTCGTTATTGCTATATCGGTCCTTATGGGTTCTGTTGGGGTTTCTGCTGCCCTTGGTACTTTCCTTGCTGGTGTTGTTCTCGCTAGTAGTGAATTTCGTCATGAGTTAGAAAGTAATATTGAACCATTTAAAGGATTATTACTTGGTCTGTTTTTTTTAAGTGTTGGTGCTTCGATGGACATTCCTGTTGTGATGTCTAATCCAACAAAAATCATTGGAATTGTTTTTGGAATTATTTTTCTAAAAGCGATCGTTTTACTCCTCCTTGGTTTTTTATTCAAACTTCCTCTCGACCAGAATTTATATATGTCTTTGGCATTATCACAAGTAGGTGAATTTTCTTTTGTTTTATTTGGATATTCCGAAGGTCTTGGAATTTTTGACAAAGAAACCATTGTGATTTTAGTAGCTTGCGTAGCTTTGAGTATGGCATTCACACCCATTTTACTCTTGTTATATGAAAAAACAATTTTTGAAGCCTTACAATCAAAACTCCCTAAAAAACAATCGAATCAAACTGTACAAAAGGAAGAGAACCCTGTGATCATTTGTGGGTTTGGACGGTTTGGGAATATGGTGGGACGATTTTTGCGGTCCAATGGGATTGGAATCACCATTTTAGATTATGATGCGGATCGTGTGGAAATGCTTGGTAGGTTTGGATTCAAAGTATTTTTTGGTGATGCAACAAGGATCGAACTTTTGGAGAGTGCTGGTTTAGAACATGCAAAAGTTTTGATTGCTGCACTTGACCATCCCGAAAAACAACAAGAGCTCATTCGTAATGTCAAACACCATTACCCAAACCTAAACATTGTAGCACGTGCTGGTGATCGGGAAGAGGCGTATGAATTAAAGGAAATGGGACTTTCTTATATCTACCGAGAAACAAGAGAAACTGCAGTAAAACTGGGTGGTGATGTTTTGAAAATTCTTGGAACAAGGTCATTTACTGCGGAAAGGGCAAAGAATTTATTTTTAACTCATGATGACGAAACTTTTCACGAACTTTTTGCTCTTCGTAAAGATAGAGTACAATACATAAGCCTTGCAAAACAAAGGAACTCAGAATTAGAACGTTTGATGTTTGTTGACGTAGGAAAAGAAGATGAATTGGAATTGGATTCTTGGAGTGAGATGGAACGGATGTAA